From the genome of Burkholderia cepacia ATCC 25416:
CGACGCGCCGTAACCGCGCAGGTCGGTGGCGATCACCGTGAAATGATTCGCGAGCGTCGCGGCAACGCGATGCCAGATCATGTGGGTTTGCGGATGTCCGTGCAGCAACAGGAGCGGCGGACCCGCGCCTCCTTTGACACCGAAAATGTCGGTGTCCTGCACCGTCACGCGAAACGGTGCAAACGCCTCAAACGACATGGTTTGTTTCTCGTTGGTTTGTTATGGCGGTTATTTTAGGAGCGCCGGCGCGTCTTCACAGCGCGGTAAACACCAGAATCCCTAGAAAGAGAACACTCACTCGATTGCCGCCACACCGCGCGATTTGCTAAGCTCGCGTAGAATCGCACGATCGTTCGTATTAATAAGGACGACCTCGTTTTGCAGCTTCGCTTTACCGCTTCGTTCCGCAGCTACACTCGAATGACCGTTCGACCGCAAAGCATGGCGGCGGCGCGACCGCGGCCGCCCCTGGAGACTGGAGACATTACATGGCATTGCCCACCGTCCTGCAGAACCTGACGCTGCCCGTCATCGCGTCGCCGATGTTCATCGTCAGCTACCCCGAACTCGTGCTCGCGCAATGCAAGGCGGGCATCGTCGGTTCGTTCCCCGCGCTCAACGCCCGTCCGGCCGAACTGCTCGACGAGTGGCTCACGCAGATCCAGTCCGAGCTGGCCGACCACAAGGCGAAGCACCCCGACGCCGTGATCGGCCCGATCGCGGTCAACCAGATCGTCCATCAGTCGAACACGCGGCTCGAGCACGACGTGCGCGTGTGCGTCGAGCACAAGGTGCCGATCTTCATCACGAGCCTGCGCGCGCCGGCGCGCGAGATCGTCGACGCGGTGCACAGCTACGGCGGCATCGTGCTGCACGACGTGATCAACCTGCGTCACGCGCAGAAGGCGCTCGAAGCCGGTGTCGACGGGTTGATCCTCGTCGCGGCCGGCGCAGGCGGCCACGCGGGCACGACGTCGCCGTTCGCGCTCGTCGGCGAAGTCCGCAAGATCTTCGACGGCCCGATCGTGCTGTCCGGCTCGATCGCGAACGGCGGCTCGATCCTCGCCGCGCAGGCAATGGGCGCCGATTTCGCGTACATGGGCACGCGCTTCATCGCGACGCAGGAAGCGCACGCGATCGACGACTACAAGCACGCGATCCTGAACGCGAAATCGTCGGACATCATCTACACGAACCTCTTCACGGGCGTGCACGGCAACTACATCCGCGAGAGCATCGAGAAGGCGGGCCTCGATCCGGACGCGCTGCCGGAATCCGACAAGACCAAGATGAATTTCGGCGGCGACAAGACGAAGGCGTGGAAGGACATCTGGGGCGCCGGCCAGGGCGTCGGCCTGATGGACGACCTGCCGAGCGTGGGCGCGCTCGTCGAGCGCCTGAAGCGCGAGTACGACGACGCGAAGGCGCGGCTCGGCATCCCGCGCTGACGGATGCGGCGGCCATGACGGCCGCCGCCGGCGCGCATCCCGTCGGACCAAACAAAAAAGCGCGAGCTGCAACGGCTCGCGCTTTTTGTTTTCATCGCCCCGCCGCGGCGGGATGCGCGGTTCACACCGCGCGCTTCATCCGCGTGATCGGCAGCACGCGCAGGCGCGATTCGATCGACGGGCACAGCGACTGCCCTTCGAAACGCGCCGCCAGGAAATCGACGAACGAACGCACCTTCGCGGACACGTGACGGCGGCTCGCGTAGACCGCATAGATCGGCGCCTCGTGCGGCGGCACCGCATCGATCAGCACCGGCACGAGCCGGCCGGACTCGATGTCGTCGCCGACCACCTCGGTGCCGAGCAGCGCGATGCCCGCGCCCGCGAGCACGGCCGCACGCAGCCCTTCGAGATGGTTCACGATCAGGTTGCCGTTCAGGTTCACGCGCGACGCGGCGGCCGCGTCGATCACCAGCGCGTCGAGCATCGTCGAATTCGAGTCGCGCCGCAGGTAGTTGTGGTGCGCGAGATCGGCGATCGTCTGGGGCGTGCCGTGCTTCTCGAGATACTCGGGCGACGCGACCAGCAGGATGTGCGCGGTCGCGATCTGCCGCGCGACCAGCGACGACGATTTCAATCCGTTCGGCGCCGCGCGCACCGCGACGTCGTAGCCTTCCTCGATCAGGTCGACCACGCGATCGGACAGCGTCATGTCGACGGTCACGTCCGGGAACCGGCCCGCATAATCGGTGACGGCCTGCATCACGTGCCGCAGCCCGAACGCGGACAGCGACGTGACGCGCAGCCTGCCTTGCGGCACCACGCTCGCGGCGCCGACGGCCTGCCCGGCTTCGTCGAGTTCCGACAGCGCCTGCACGAGGCGCTCGTAGTATTCGCGTCCGGCCTCGGTAGGCGCGACGCGTCGTGTCGTGCGATGCAGCAGCCGCGCACCGAGCTGCTGCTCGAGATGCATCACGTGCTTGCTCGCCATCGCAGCCGACATCTGCATGCGCTCGGCCGCGCCGACGAAGCTGCCCACTTCGACGACGTAGCGAAACACATTCATGCTGACGAGGGTATCCATCGAACTCGCTCGTAATGACGGGGGAATGGTCCAATTACGAGATAGGGTAACAAAGGCGGGGAAACAGAAAGGTCAAGAAAGGCAAAACGGCGCCGCGGGTGGCAGGGCAATCGCATGAAGGGGCGTTAACAATCAAGGAGTTACGCGCGGGGTTGTAAACCGAGGCGAATCAAGCGTTTACTACTATCTTTTGCGGAGGCATCGGATGGAGGAAACGCAAGCCTTGAGCATCGAAGACGCGTTCGGCGAGTTACGCGATCCGCGCAGCCGAACGCCTGCGCACGACCTGTCAGAGATGCTGGTGGTGGCGCTGTGCGCGATTCTCTCGGGAGCGGATAGCTGGGTAGCCATTCAGATCTGGGGTGAAGAGAAACTGGAGTGGCTACGCGGCTACGTGCCGCTGCGCAACGGCATCCCGTCCCACGACACGTTTGGACGGGTGTTCGCGGCCCTGAACCCACGTCAGTTCGAGGCGTGCTTCACGCGCTGGATGAGCGGTGCGTTTCCAACCTTGTCCGGCGAGGTCATCGCGATCGACGGCAAGACGGTGCGTGGCTCGCATCGCAATGGGGAGCGTGCCATCCACCTTGTTTCGGCCTTTGGAAGCGGCCTGGGCGTTGTACTGGGGCAGGTGCGCACGGCCGACAAGAGTAACGAGATCACGGCGATTCCGGAACTGCTCGATGCACTACTGCTCAAGGGTGCAATCGTAACGATCGACGCCATGGGCTGCCAGCAGGCGATTGCTCGCCAACTCGTCACGAGCGGAGCCGACTACGTGCTGGCGGTCAAGGAAAACCAGCCGACGCTGCTGGTGGAAGTTCGCACCACGCTCGAAGCCATCGACCGTCTTGCATCCGATGACCGATGGGACTGTTCGAGTGAATATCGGGAGGTCGAGAAGGACCACGGCCGGATCGAAACACGTCGTTGCCTGGTCAGTGATGTGATGAACACATGGCGCGCGGCCGCGCTCTGGCCGGGCATGCGCTCGATCGCTATGGTCGAGGCCACGCGTGAGATCGGCGAGACGGTGTCGGTCGAGCGCCGATATTACGTGAGCAGCCTGCCCGCCGATGCAACGCGCATTGCACACGCCGTACGCTCACACTGGCGGATCGAGAACTCGATGCACTGGGTGCTCGACGTGGCGTTCGGCGAAGATCAATGCAGGGTGCGGGTCGAACATGCGGCGCAGAACTTTGCAATTCTGCGCCGCATTACGATGAACCTGCTGCGCAAGGACACGCAAACCAAGGCGGGCCTCAAGATCCGCCGGCTCAAGGCCGCCACCAGCGACAACTATCGCGCTCAACTCCTTGGCTGGTAAGCCCCTTCATGCGATTGCCCTGCCGCGGGTGGCGGCGCCGTTCTGGCGGGAAAACATGCAGCCCGGACGCGCTTTTCGCGCGCATCCGGCGCGGCGGTCGCGCGTGCGCGTCAGAACTTCGCGCGGATGCCGGCGCCGAACGTGTTGCCGTTCGACAGGCCGCTGATGTGGTCGTTCATGTAAGCAGCGTAGACGTCCGTGCGCTTGGACAGCGGATAGTCGTAGCCGACGGCCCAGGTCTGGCGCGTCTGGTCGAGGCCGCCCGCGTCGCGCGAGTACGCGTACGACGCCATCGCGTTGCCCACGCCGAGCGGCACCGACACGCCGCCCTGCGCGGTATTCACGTGCCAGCTGCCCGCGACCTGGTCGTTCTTCGTATACATGTACTGGCCGAACAGCTTCACGTACTTCAGGTCGTAGGTCGCGCCGACTTGCGCGATGCCCTGGCTCTTCATGCCGGCCACCAGCGCGCTCAGGTCGCGCGGGCCGTTGTTGAAGTTCACGTACTGGTAGACCGCGGTCGCCGCGAACGGGCCGTTCGCGTAGTTGAACTGCGCGCTCCACTTCTTCGAGCCGTTGTCGCCGGCCTGGTTGCCGAACGCGTACATCGCGCCGAAATTCAGGCCACCGAACGAAGGCGACGTGTACGACAGCGCGTTGTTCCAGCCCGAATCGCCGACGGCACCCTGGTCGCTCGGGTAGGTCGGGAACGTGCCGAGGCCGAGGAACACGTGGTACACCATCGGCGAGAAGGTGTACGAGTCGTAGAACGGGTTGAACAGGATCGTCGACAGGAACAGGTGCGTCGTCAGGCGGCCGGCCGTCACCGTGCCGTACGGCGAATCGATGCCGACGTACGCGTTGCGCGCGAAGAACGTGTCGCCCTGGAAGCGGCCGAACTGGCCGTTCTGCGCGCGGAAGAAGCTTTCCAGCGTGAAGATCGCCTTGTAGCCGTTGCCGAGATCCTCGGCGCCGTGCATGCCCCAGTACGACGTCGACATCCCGCCGCCGCTCACGTTCCACGCGCGGTCGCCGCCCGGGAACTTGGTGGCGCCGACCCATTCGTCGACCTGACCGTAGAGCGACACGCTCGACTGTGCATGGACGGGAGCGGTAGCCGCCACGCAGGCAGCCGCGGCGATCAGCTTGACGGACGTGCGCGACGCACGGCGAGCGAATGCTTTCATTGGATCTCCAGATTTTGTCGAATTGTCGATAAGTGGCGCGAGCGTTGTTTTTTGGAGCCGAGTGCTTGCGTCGTATGGGGCGCAGCCATCTTTACGGATCATTCGTCCGGTCAAAATTGCGCACACTTATTGCGGGTATAGCGGCAGCATTAACTTCGCGGAATTGATACATGGCCGGGTACCCGCCGGCGGCCCGGCGTGGACGCGGTCGCACGGCCGGACGGCCGCGTGGCACATGCGAGCCGGGCGCGAAAGATAGCGCAATGCGACGGGAAAATCAGCGGAAATCTGTGCGCGACTGTGGCGAATTCGCATCAGCCGCCGGAGGGACGAGCGCGCGGGCGCTCAGTTTCGGTAGAACGGGGAGAAATACGGCGAGTGCGCAGGCTCTTCCTGCGAGCGGGGCGGCGGCATCGGACGGCCGCCGCGCTCCTCGTTGTAGCGCGCGACGTCGGCGCGGATCGAACCGGCGCGCAGCGGCACGTTGCCGCCGCCCGGCGGGCGCGGCATCTGGCGCACGTCGGCGCTGATCGGGCGATACGGGCTTTGCGCGGCGTAATGACCGTACGACGGCGTCGGCCGCAACCCCCAGCGGGAACCGTAGCCACTCACGCCGCCGGCGCGTGCACCGACGGGGGGCGTAACGTGGCGCCAGACGGGAACCCCGCCGGCCGGCTGACCGTATGCGCGCATGTCGCCGCCACCGAAACCGTGGCCGCCGAATGCATGACCGCCGTGCGGCGGCTGCGCGAGCGCGAACGGCATCAGCAACGCGCCGAGTGCGCCTGCGACCCATCGTCCGATCTTCCGTTTCACCCGTTCCGTCATCGTGCAATGCCTGTCCATGCCCGCCGCCGGCTCCTTTCGGCCGACCCAAGGCTTTCAGCAGTAATTTATGAGCGCGCCGAAAGCGTGTCGAGCCAAAAAGTGTTATGTCGCCGGCATCGGTGTAACACCATGTTACTGCTAGGTTTTTTCACTTCGGCACGCGACCGGGACAGAACATTCTTCTGCCGTTTTGCGCATGGCCGGGCCGGTGCCGCGAACGCGGTCGCATGAGACTGATTCATCAATCGATTCCCACAATGAATTTGTGTAGTGAATCATCAACCGGGACAATGGCGCCATCCGCGCGCGCGACGCGCGCCCCCGTCGTTTCCGAATCGAGTTCCCGATGGCCCGTCCCCGTTTTCTTCCCGACAACTTCACGCTCGCGCTCGTCGGCACCGTCGTGCTCGCGAGCCTGCTGCCCTGCCGCGGCCCGGCCGCCCACGCGTTCAACTGGGCGACCAACATCGCCGTCGGCCTGCTGTTCTTCCTGCACGGCGCGAAGCTGTCGCGCGAAGCCGTCGTCGCGGGCGCGACCCACTGGCGGCTGCACGCGGTCGTGCTGCTCAGCACGTTCGCGCTGTTCCCGCTGCTCGGCCTCGCGCTGAAGCCGGTGCTGCAGCCGCTCGTCACGCCGACGCTGTATGCGGGCGTGCTGTTCCTGTGCACGCTGCCGTCGACGGTCCAGTCGTCGATCGCGTTCACGTCGATCGCGAAGGGCAACGTGCCGGCCGCCGTGTGCGCGGCATCCGCGTCGAGCCTGCTCGGGATCTTCGTCACGCCGGCGCTCGTCGGGCTGATGATCACGTCGCAATCGGCCGCCGCCGCGTCGCCGTGGAGCACCGTCGGCAGCATCGTGATGCAGCTGCTCGTGCCGTTCATCGCCGGCCAGTTGCTGCGGCCCGTGATCGGCGGCTGGATCGACCGCAACCGCGGCGTGCTGCGCTTCGTCGACCAGGGCTCGATCCTGCTCGTCGTCTACGTCGCGTTCAGCGAGGCCGTCAACGAAGGCCTCTGGCACCAGATCCTGCCGCGCGCGCTCGGCGGCCTGCTCGTCGTCAACCTCGTGCTGCTCGCGATCGCGCTCCTGCTGACCGCGTTCGTCAGCAAGCGGCTCGGCTTCAACCGCGCCGACCAGATCACGATCATCTTCTGCGGATCGAAGAAGAGCCTCGCGGCCGGCGTGCCGATGGCGAAGGTGATCTTCTCGGCGAACGCGGTCGGGGCGATCGTGCTGCCGCTGATGCTGTTCCACCAGATCCAGCTGATGGCGTGCGCGGCGCTCGCGCAGCGCTGGGGCGCGCGCGACATGAGCGGCGAGCACGACGAGGGCGACGCGGCATCGGCGCCCGGCGCGCTGAGCGCGGGCAAGCGCTGACGATCGGGGCGGCGGGACGGCCGCCGGGTGGTGCCGTCCCGGGGCTCTGCCTTTCTGCCTTCCTGCCTTCCACCTCCCGTCTCCCGCCTTCCGCCTTCCGCCTTCCGCCTTCCGCCTTCCGCCTTCCGCCTTCCGCCTTCCCCCGCAACGCCCTTCCACCCACGCACCGACACGCCCCCGACGCGATGCACCAGCAACGCCCGTCGCGTCACGAAATCTTCATTCAACTCTCCGCGAGCGGTGCCGTTAAGTCGGGCGTCCCGTCGATTCGGCTGCCCTCGCCCATGCCCGCGCCCCACCCCGACTCCGCCGCCACCCGCACCACGCGCCTGATCGCGGATCGTGCGCTGGCCGCCGTCTTCCAGCCGATCGTCGATCTCGGGTCGGGGACGGTCGTCGGCTACGAGGGCCTGATACGCGGCCCGCGCGGCACCGACCTCGAAACGCCCGCCGCGCTGTTCGCGCAGGCCGCGCGCGACGGCGAGACCATCGCGCTCGAACAGGCCGCCGCGCTCACCTGCCTCGACGCGTTCGCAGCGCTCGGCTGCGACGGCAAGCTGTTCCTCAATTTCAGCGCGGGCACGATCCTGCAGCTCGCGCGCGAACGCGAGCGCGCCCGCCAACTGCTCGACCGTGCGCGGGTCGGCGCCGAGCGCATCGTGATCGAACTGACCGAGCAGAACGCGACGACGGACATCGCCCACATCGAGCCGGCCGTCGCGTCGCTGCGCGACGCCGGCATCCAGTTCGCGCTCGACGACTACGGCACCGCGAACGCGAGCATGAACCTGTGGCTGCGCCTGCATCCGGACGTCGTGAAGATCGACCGCTTCTTCATCCACGACATCGCGCGCGACCCGCTGAAGTTCGAGGCCGTGAAGGCGATGCAGCACTTCGCGCAGGCGAGCGGCGCGCAACTGATCGCGGAAGGCATCGAGAACGAAAGCGACCTGATCGTCGTGCGCGACATGGGCATCTGCTGCGTGCAGGGCTTCCTGCTCGGCCGGCCGAACGCGCGGCCGTCGCGGGTCGTCGCACCGGCCGCGCGCGACGCGATCCGCGCGCCGCACATCGCGGTGTTTCCCGGCGCGACGCGCCCGGTGCGGCCGGCCGGCACGATCGCCGGAAAGATGCTGGTTCCGGCGCCGGCGCTGCCGCGCGACGCGACCAGCAACGACGTGCTCGACCTGTTCAACCGGATGCCCGACCTGCATGCGGTCGCACTCGTCGAACGCGGCCGGCCCGTCGCGCTCGTGGATCGCCGCGGCTTCATCGACCGTTTCGCGCTGCCGTACCACCGCGAGGTGTTCGGGAAGAAGCCGTGCCTGCCGTTCGCGAACGACGCGCCGCTGATGATCGACAACGCGACAACGTTCGAGCAGCTCGCGATGCTGCTCGCGAGCCACGACCAGCGCTACCTCGCGGACGGCTTCGTCATCACCGAACACGGCCGCTACGTCGGGCTCGGCACCGGCGAGAGCCTCGTGCGCGCGGTGACCGAGATGCGCATCGAGGCCGCCCGCTATGCGAACCCGCTGACGTTCCTGCCCGGCAACATCCCGATCAGCGCGCACATCGACCGCCTGCTCCAGCGCGACGCCGGCTTTCATGCGTGCTACGTCGACCTGAACCAGTTCAAGCCGTTCAACGACCAGTACGGCTACTGGCAGGGCGACGAGGTGCTGAAGTTCGCCGCGACGGTGCTGGCCGGCGTGTGCGATCCGCAGCGCGACTTTCTCGGGCACGTCGGCGGCGACGATTTCCTCGTGCTGTTCCAGCGCGACGACTGGCGCCAACGCGCCGCCGACGCGATCGCGCGCTTCAACGACGGCGCGCAGCGCTTCTACACGCAGGCCGACCGGCAGGCGGGCGGGCTGCGCGGCGAGGACCGCCACGGCAACCCGGCGTTCTTCGGTTTCGTGACGATGGCGATCGGCGCGGTCGGCGTGCCGGCCGGCGCGCACGGCGCGAAGCGCTACGGCAGCGACGAGATCGCATCGGTCGCCGCGCTCGCGAAGCGGCGCGCGAAACAGCAGCCGGACGGGCTCGCGGTCGTCGACCTCGATGCGGGCCGCGCCGCGCTGCGCGATCGCGGCGAACCGCCGGCCATGGCAATACGCTGACCAGTGGGCAGCCGCCCCCGTTACTATCTTCCCGTCCCAATAATGGGGCTTTGGCCAGCCAGGCCCGGTATGATTCCCGCCCCCAGTCGCAGTCATGATCCGGGGGGTGTTGTCGCCGGGTCTGGTGGGTGGCTGGTGATCGCTGATAGGGGTTTGGCCGGAATATTCCGACGCCGTCCGTAACGTGGATGCCGAGACTTGCCACCGTTGTTGCAGGCCAATCCGTTCACTTTGCACAAACTGCGATGCAAGACACTCAACAGCATGACGCCGTCGATGTTTTCGTCGGCGTTGACGTCGGTAAGGGCCAGCATCACGCTGTTGCACTCGATCGAAATGGCAAGCGTCTGTACAACAAAGCGCTGCCCAACGATGAGGCCAAGCTGCGCGCCCTCATCGCCGAACTCAAGACTCATGGTCGACTCCTGTTCGTCGTCGATCAGCCTTCCACCATCGGAGCGCTGCCAGTGGCCGTCGCTCGCGCTGAAGGCGTGCTCGTCGCCTATCTGCCGGGACTGGCCATGCGCCGCATCGCCGATCTGCACGCAGGTGAAGCCAAGACCGATGCCCGCGATGCCGCGATCATTGCCGAAGCCGCCCGCTCGATGCCGCATACGCTGCGCTCGCTTCGATTGGCTGACGAGCAACTCGCCGAGCTCACCATGCTGTGCGGCTTCGACGATGATCTCGCCGCTCAGGTCACTCAAACCAGCAACCGCATTCGCGGCCTGCTTACCCAGATCCATCCAGCGCTCGAGCGCGTTCTCGGACCGCGCCTCGACCATCCGGCGGTGCTCGATCTGCTTGAGCGCTACCCGTCGCCCGCCGCGCTTGCCTCAACCAGCGAGAAGACGCTCGCCAACCGCCTGACTAAGCTCGCGCCGCGCATGGGCAAGAGCTTGGCGGCCGAGATCGTTCAGGCTCTGAGCGAACAAGCCGTGACCGTGCCCGGCACGCAAGCTGCCACCATCGTCATGCCTCGTTTGGCCCAGCAGCTTGCGGCCTTGCGTAAGCAGCGCGACGAGGTCGCTGCCGAAGTGGAACAGCTGGTGCTTGCTCACCCTCTTTGGCCGGTCCTGACCAGCATGCCGGGAGTCGGCGTCAGGACCGCTGCCAGACTCCTGACCGAAGTCGCCCATAAAGCCTTCGCCTCCGCCGCGCATCTGGCGGCCTACGCAGGCCTCGCGCCGGTCACCCGGCGCTCAGGATCGTCGATCCGTGGCGAGCACCCATCTAGACGGGGCAACAAGGTGCTCAAGCGCGCCTTGTTCCTATCCGCCTTCGCGGCCTTACGAGACCCAGTCTCACGGGCCTATTACTCCCGCAAGATCCAGCAGGGCAAGCGCCACAACCAAGCGCTCATCGCGCTGGCGCGGCGACGCTGCGACGTCCTGTTCGCCATGCTGCGTGACGGAACCATTTACCAACCCAAGTCAGCCCCTAACGCTTGACGAACAACATAGGGGCACCCCCCCTCGTTC
Proteins encoded in this window:
- a CDS encoding NAD(P)H-dependent flavin oxidoreductase, with the translated sequence MALPTVLQNLTLPVIASPMFIVSYPELVLAQCKAGIVGSFPALNARPAELLDEWLTQIQSELADHKAKHPDAVIGPIAVNQIVHQSNTRLEHDVRVCVEHKVPIFITSLRAPAREIVDAVHSYGGIVLHDVINLRHAQKALEAGVDGLILVAAGAGGHAGTTSPFALVGEVRKIFDGPIVLSGSIANGGSILAAQAMGADFAYMGTRFIATQEAHAIDDYKHAILNAKSSDIIYTNLFTGVHGNYIRESIEKAGLDPDALPESDKTKMNFGGDKTKAWKDIWGAGQGVGLMDDLPSVGALVERLKREYDDAKARLGIPR
- a CDS encoding ISAs1 family transposase translates to MEETQALSIEDAFGELRDPRSRTPAHDLSEMLVVALCAILSGADSWVAIQIWGEEKLEWLRGYVPLRNGIPSHDTFGRVFAALNPRQFEACFTRWMSGAFPTLSGEVIAIDGKTVRGSHRNGERAIHLVSAFGSGLGVVLGQVRTADKSNEITAIPELLDALLLKGAIVTIDAMGCQQAIARQLVTSGADYVLAVKENQPTLLVEVRTTLEAIDRLASDDRWDCSSEYREVEKDHGRIETRRCLVSDVMNTWRAAALWPGMRSIAMVEATREIGETVSVERRYYVSSLPADATRIAHAVRSHWRIENSMHWVLDVAFGEDQCRVRVEHAAQNFAILRRITMNLLRKDTQTKAGLKIRRLKAATSDNYRAQLLGW
- a CDS encoding bile acid:sodium symporter family protein — protein: MARPRFLPDNFTLALVGTVVLASLLPCRGPAAHAFNWATNIAVGLLFFLHGAKLSREAVVAGATHWRLHAVVLLSTFALFPLLGLALKPVLQPLVTPTLYAGVLFLCTLPSTVQSSIAFTSIAKGNVPAAVCAASASSLLGIFVTPALVGLMITSQSAAAASPWSTVGSIVMQLLVPFIAGQLLRPVIGGWIDRNRGVLRFVDQGSILLVVYVAFSEAVNEGLWHQILPRALGGLLVVNLVLLAIALLLTAFVSKRLGFNRADQITIIFCGSKKSLAAGVPMAKVIFSANAVGAIVLPLMLFHQIQLMACAALAQRWGARDMSGEHDEGDAASAPGALSAGKR
- a CDS encoding IS110-like element ISBma3 family transposase, translating into MQDTQQHDAVDVFVGVDVGKGQHHAVALDRNGKRLYNKALPNDEAKLRALIAELKTHGRLLFVVDQPSTIGALPVAVARAEGVLVAYLPGLAMRRIADLHAGEAKTDARDAAIIAEAARSMPHTLRSLRLADEQLAELTMLCGFDDDLAAQVTQTSNRIRGLLTQIHPALERVLGPRLDHPAVLDLLERYPSPAALASTSEKTLANRLTKLAPRMGKSLAAEIVQALSEQAVTVPGTQAATIVMPRLAQQLAALRKQRDEVAAEVEQLVLAHPLWPVLTSMPGVGVRTAARLLTEVAHKAFASAAHLAAYAGLAPVTRRSGSSIRGEHPSRRGNKVLKRALFLSAFAALRDPVSRAYYSRKIQQGKRHNQALIALARRRCDVLFAMLRDGTIYQPKSAPNA
- a CDS encoding porin — encoded protein: MKAFARRASRTSVKLIAAAACVAATAPVHAQSSVSLYGQVDEWVGATKFPGGDRAWNVSGGGMSTSYWGMHGAEDLGNGYKAIFTLESFFRAQNGQFGRFQGDTFFARNAYVGIDSPYGTVTAGRLTTHLFLSTILFNPFYDSYTFSPMVYHVFLGLGTFPTYPSDQGAVGDSGWNNALSYTSPSFGGLNFGAMYAFGNQAGDNGSKKWSAQFNYANGPFAATAVYQYVNFNNGPRDLSALVAGMKSQGIAQVGATYDLKYVKLFGQYMYTKNDQVAGSWHVNTAQGGVSVPLGVGNAMASYAYSRDAGGLDQTRQTWAVGYDYPLSKRTDVYAAYMNDHISGLSNGNTFGAGIRAKF
- a CDS encoding EAL domain-containing protein translates to MPAPHPDSAATRTTRLIADRALAAVFQPIVDLGSGTVVGYEGLIRGPRGTDLETPAALFAQAARDGETIALEQAAALTCLDAFAALGCDGKLFLNFSAGTILQLARERERARQLLDRARVGAERIVIELTEQNATTDIAHIEPAVASLRDAGIQFALDDYGTANASMNLWLRLHPDVVKIDRFFIHDIARDPLKFEAVKAMQHFAQASGAQLIAEGIENESDLIVVRDMGICCVQGFLLGRPNARPSRVVAPAARDAIRAPHIAVFPGATRPVRPAGTIAGKMLVPAPALPRDATSNDVLDLFNRMPDLHAVALVERGRPVALVDRRGFIDRFALPYHREVFGKKPCLPFANDAPLMIDNATTFEQLAMLLASHDQRYLADGFVITEHGRYVGLGTGESLVRAVTEMRIEAARYANPLTFLPGNIPISAHIDRLLQRDAGFHACYVDLNQFKPFNDQYGYWQGDEVLKFAATVLAGVCDPQRDFLGHVGGDDFLVLFQRDDWRQRAADAIARFNDGAQRFYTQADRQAGGLRGEDRHGNPAFFGFVTMAIGAVGVPAGAHGAKRYGSDEIASVAALAKRRAKQQPDGLAVVDLDAGRAALRDRGEPPAMAIR
- a CDS encoding LysR family transcriptional regulator; this translates as MDTLVSMNVFRYVVEVGSFVGAAERMQMSAAMASKHVMHLEQQLGARLLHRTTRRVAPTEAGREYYERLVQALSELDEAGQAVGAASVVPQGRLRVTSLSAFGLRHVMQAVTDYAGRFPDVTVDMTLSDRVVDLIEEGYDVAVRAAPNGLKSSSLVARQIATAHILLVASPEYLEKHGTPQTIADLAHHNYLRRDSNSTMLDALVIDAAAASRVNLNGNLIVNHLEGLRAAVLAGAGIALLGTEVVGDDIESGRLVPVLIDAVPPHEAPIYAVYASRRHVSAKVRSFVDFLAARFEGQSLCPSIESRLRVLPITRMKRAV